A genomic window from Gloeocapsopsis sp. IPPAS B-1203 includes:
- a CDS encoding Mo-dependent nitrogenase C-terminal domain-containing protein yields MESLHLIRLRFRCLIYLADECDEDVSFYC; encoded by the coding sequence GTGGAGTCACTTCATTTGATTCGCCTTCGCTTCAGATGCTTAATCTACCTGGCAGATGAATGCGATGAAGATGTATCGTTTTATTGCTAA
- a CDS encoding AAA-like domain-containing protein — MNGQQYRRRRGVILSPQGFQKLQAAKSQAEIWQNSGNRYTLEALNEQTGLSADTLMKVFKCEAGVDKQTLKCCFKAFNLSLEPGDYFQPDLQIEEVVNATQSNQNVDPEFPGGPMPVNSAFYVEQPLLRADCYKTIMQPGALLRIEAPRRMGKTSLMAWILHQAAEQSYRTVLLNFQLADKAIFQNLDKFLQWFCASVGLSVQMPNRLADYWDDLFGSKVSCKMYFERYLLAETGQPLVLGLDDVDRLFQYPDIADEFFGMLRTWHEEAKNQEIWKRLRLVVAHSTKVYIPLNVNKSPFNVGLPIELRAFTSSQVQDLALRYRLDWSLREAEQLIVQVGGHPYLVQLALYHIWHHDVTLEQLLQTSLASAEIYRDHLQQKLWHLQRHPELAAAFGRILAAPSPVEIDLVQAFKLQSMGLINLQGDRAILSCKLYAEYFRACFSGNLEDLMMKQCLASAKVGSESCPSNF, encoded by the coding sequence ATGAATGGACAACAATACAGGCGGAGGAGGGGTGTAATCTTATCACCTCAGGGATTTCAGAAGCTTCAGGCAGCTAAATCTCAGGCGGAAATTTGGCAAAACTCCGGCAACCGTTATACCCTCGAAGCTCTGAACGAGCAAACAGGCTTGTCTGCAGACACCCTAATGAAGGTATTTAAATGCGAAGCTGGGGTCGATAAGCAAACTCTGAAGTGCTGCTTTAAGGCTTTTAATCTTTCTCTAGAGCCAGGCGATTATTTCCAGCCAGACTTGCAAATTGAAGAGGTAGTAAATGCTACACAATCAAATCAAAACGTAGATCCAGAATTTCCAGGCGGTCCCATGCCTGTGAATTCCGCTTTCTATGTCGAGCAACCACTGCTTAGGGCTGACTGTTACAAGACAATCATGCAACCAGGAGCACTGCTGCGGATCGAAGCCCCCAGACGGATGGGAAAAACCTCGTTGATGGCGTGGATTCTCCATCAAGCCGCCGAGCAAAGCTATCGAACCGTGCTTCTCAACTTTCAGCTAGCAGATAAAGCGATTTTCCAAAACTTAGATAAATTTTTGCAGTGGTTTTGTGCCAGCGTTGGTTTGAGCGTGCAAATGCCTAATCGTTTAGCAGACTATTGGGACGATTTGTTTGGCAGTAAAGTCAGTTGCAAAATGTACTTTGAGCGGTATCTGTTGGCTGAAACAGGACAGCCTTTAGTGCTAGGGTTAGATGACGTTGACCGACTGTTTCAATATCCCGATATAGCTGACGAGTTTTTTGGTATGTTGCGAACTTGGCATGAGGAAGCCAAGAATCAGGAGATTTGGAAAAGACTCCGGTTAGTCGTGGCGCATTCAACAAAAGTTTATATTCCGTTGAACGTGAATAAATCGCCGTTTAATGTCGGCTTGCCGATTGAGTTGCGAGCGTTCACTAGCTCTCAGGTGCAGGATTTAGCATTGCGGTATAGACTGGATTGGTCGTTGAGAGAAGCGGAGCAACTGATAGTCCAGGTAGGCGGGCATCCTTATTTGGTGCAGTTGGCTTTGTATCACATTTGGCATCACGATGTCACCTTAGAGCAGTTGTTGCAAACATCCCTTGCCTCAGCTGAAATTTATCGCGACCACTTGCAACAGAAATTGTGGCATCTACAACGGCATCCAGAGTTGGCAGCAGCTTTCGGTCGGATTCTGGCTGCACCGTCGCCAGTGGAGATAGATTTGGTGCAGGCATTTAAGTTGCAAAGTATGGGATTAATAAATTTGCAAGGCGATCGAGCAATACTCAGCTGCAAGTTATACGCTGAATATTTTCGCGCTTGTTTTAGCGGTAATTTGGAAGATCTGATGATGAAACAATGTTTAGCTTCAGCAAAAGTAGGTAGCGAGTCATGCCCATCAAATTTCTAA
- a CDS encoding GNAT family N-acetyltransferase: protein MTSQFEYDIISNAEDEQRLGKILQQCFNSPPDSIKTYFQRIGRENFRSISNSNQMIGGLAILPQGQWFGGECVPMGGIAAVGIAPEYRGSGAALELMQQTIRELYKQGIPLSTLYAATQQLYRQAGYEQGGSLCTWEMPTQSIMMRNRTLPMQAVNLDCHEFYNLHQQQAKSTNGYLQRHQSIWQEKTESSTYAYLIGADQPEGYLMFQQQEINNSSCLTIRDLVLLTTGAVQRFWTFISDHRSQVEKVRWRASPNNFLTLFLPEQTAKVASLEHWMVRIVDVMKALEKRGYPQGLVTELHLEVRDDLIVENNDKFILKVAQGRSEVVRGGKGELKLDVRGLSPLYTGLFTPQQLQLVGWLEATETALSIATQIFVSSSPWMSDFF from the coding sequence ATGACGTCTCAGTTTGAATATGACATCATCTCTAATGCTGAAGACGAGCAACGACTAGGAAAAATCTTACAGCAGTGCTTCAACTCTCCACCCGACAGCATCAAGACTTACTTTCAACGTATTGGTAGAGAAAACTTCCGCAGCATCAGCAATTCAAATCAAATGATCGGTGGTTTAGCCATTCTTCCGCAAGGACAATGGTTTGGGGGTGAGTGTGTCCCCATGGGAGGAATTGCAGCAGTCGGTATAGCCCCAGAATATCGCGGTTCTGGTGCAGCACTAGAACTCATGCAACAAACGATTCGAGAACTTTACAAGCAGGGTATACCACTTTCTACTTTGTATGCAGCGACACAACAATTGTATCGCCAAGCCGGATACGAACAAGGAGGAAGCCTTTGCACTTGGGAAATGCCCACGCAAAGTATCATGATGCGCAATCGCACACTACCAATGCAAGCTGTAAATCTCGATTGTCATGAATTCTATAATCTGCATCAGCAACAAGCAAAATCAACAAATGGATATTTGCAACGCCATCAGTCGATTTGGCAAGAGAAAACAGAATCATCTACTTATGCTTATTTGATTGGTGCAGATCAACCTGAAGGGTATTTAATGTTTCAACAACAGGAAATCAATAATAGCAGTTGTCTTACAATCCGCGATCTTGTCTTGCTTACTACAGGCGCAGTGCAGCGTTTCTGGACATTTATTAGCGATCACCGCTCGCAAGTTGAGAAAGTACGATGGAGGGCTTCTCCTAATAATTTTTTAACGCTATTTTTGCCGGAACAAACTGCTAAAGTAGCAAGCCTAGAGCATTGGATGGTGCGAATTGTAGATGTTATGAAAGCTTTAGAGAAACGCGGTTATCCACAAGGATTAGTAACCGAATTACATTTGGAAGTTCGCGATGACTTGATTGTAGAAAACAACGACAAATTCATTTTAAAAGTAGCACAAGGACGCAGTGAAGTAGTACGAGGAGGAAAAGGAGAATTAAAGCTCGATGTCAGAGGATTATCTCCCCTATACACAGGATTATTTACACCACAGCAATTGCAACTTGTAGGATGGTTAGAAGCTACAGAAACAGCTTTATCAATAGCAACACAGATTTTTGTTAGTTCTTCACCTTGGATGTCAGACTTCTTTTGA
- a CDS encoding DUF4332 domain-containing protein, whose product MQKVNRSTQTKILSKNWQISELPGLNSQEQAQLTQLGVSKTLQLLQQCRTSAQRQALATQLRVRTETVNKWVALADLARIPSVGCQHCGVLLHVGIISVGQLAQTPLHRLHQQILRLQVATTQRRDLCPSRSEMQVWINQARSLASYL is encoded by the coding sequence ATGCAAAAAGTAAATCGCTCTACTCAGACTAAAATTCTTTCAAAGAATTGGCAAATCAGTGAATTACCAGGATTAAACTCCCAAGAACAAGCACAACTTACACAGTTGGGCGTCTCTAAAACACTGCAACTACTACAACAATGCCGAACTTCTGCTCAACGACAAGCTTTAGCAACACAGTTGCGAGTGAGAACTGAAACTGTCAACAAATGGGTGGCTTTAGCAGATTTAGCGCGGATTCCCAGTGTTGGCTGTCAACATTGCGGCGTACTACTACATGTAGGAATTATATCTGTTGGACAACTTGCGCAAACTCCACTGCATCGGTTACATCAACAGATTTTGCGATTGCAAGTCGCTACAACTCAACGTCGCGATTTGTGTCCTTCTCGAAGTGAAATGCAAGTATGGATTAATCAAGCGCGATCGCTTGCCTCATATTTGTAA